A region of Plutella xylostella chromosome 29, ilPluXylo3.1, whole genome shotgun sequence DNA encodes the following proteins:
- the LOC105383739 gene encoding DNA topoisomerase 2 isoform X2, protein MADIKSMFNKMSTQNGNGTDAPAPAKGGKGTIEKIYQKKSQLEHILLRPDTYIGSVERATETMWVFDKSKECMVQKELTFVPGLYKIFDEILVNAADNKQRDAKMDVIKIDINQEANTISIYNNGCGIPVVMHKEEKMYVPTMIFGHLLTSSNYNDEEEKVTGGRNGYGAKLCNIFSTKFTVETASKQYKKHFKQTWGSNMTKASEPKVKESGKDDDFTKVTFSPDLAKFKMEKLEDDMVAIMSRRAYDIAASSHGVKVYLNGERLKISKFKDYVDLYIKGKEDENGQPLKVVYEKVNDRWEVALTLSDRGFQQVSFVNSIATTKGGKHVDTVADSVVKNVLEVLKKKNKGGVNIKPFQVKNHMWVFINCLIVNPTFDSQTKENMTLQAKSFGSKCAFSEKFITAVTKCGLVESVLTWAKFKAQTELVKASGKKQSKLKGIPKLEDANDAGTKNAHLCTLILTEGDSAKTLAVSGLSVVGRDHYGVFPLKGKPLNVRDASHKQVLENAEINNLIKIMGLQYKKKYNTVDDLKSLRYGKVMIMADQDQDGSHIKGLIINFIHHNWPELLKLPFLEEFITPIVKATKKEKEISFYSLPEFEEWKKDTDNHHTYNIKYYKGLGTSTSKEAKEYFQNMERHRIRFKYGGPTDDHHIELAFSKKGADQRKEWLTSHMDEVKRRKEIGLPERYLYTKETKAVTYSDFVNLELVLFSNGDNIRSIPSMVDGLKPGQRKVIFTCIKRNDKREVKVAQLAGSVAEHSAYHHGEQSLCMTIVNLAQNYVGSNNINLLEPRGQFGTRLSGGKDSASPRYIFTIMSPLTRLIFHPHDDPLLVHEFEDNQKIEPMYYLPIIPMVLVNGAEGIGTGWSTKIPNYNPRDIIHNLRRLLDGEEPKPMQPWYKNFRGTVEGFGDKYVISGEAAVLPGDKVEITELPVGVWTQNYKENVLEPMLGTDKVKPIISEYREYNTDTTVRFVVSLLPGKLAEVEAEGIHKVFKLQTTISMTCMNAFDPNLCLHKYDKVEEILREFYALRVQYYARRKDYLEGQLQAEADTLSNKARFILEKCDKGLVVENKKRKAMVEELIKRGYAMDPIAEWKKRASKMQGLVALAEEDVPESEDEETEETKAGKAADPEKAFQNLKEVRKFNYLLGMSMWMLTKEKKDELLKQRDQKLAELNALKQKTPTMLWREDLDALLEKLEDVEEKERQDEMSTNKKTSKALMERMKAASKTKNRKSIMDIAPSTNGRRVEPKISEDLIKRIQAAEKAKTRKEIKKEYDPEDPNGISPSSQEKKPAKSRVKKEKPEKAEKTDKTPDGLKQTKLNFKKEPKKKRMTFSGSESEGSVSDVEMADPPAPRERASARRAATKVQKYKDGDGTTSESEGELLDNRVESDTERPRVLSDSEGEEDFNVKKNKGKKPADMDSDCLFDSLIEETKKEEAEKPKANHNSAPVSLSSDDDEPPVKEDSPPPKKKPAGKRKLMNVDKEKEKEKPKKRPAKALDSDEDDSIFDTRKNKKPKNPPKKSKKKASSDSESDALVLSDDEPPPAKPPARRGKQTKYNYSDDSDSD, encoded by the exons TCAATGTTCAACAAGATGTCTACCCAAAACGGCAATGGGACGGACGCCCCGGCCCCCGCCAAGGGAGGCAAGGGGACCATAGAGAAGATATACCAGAAGAAATCACAGTTGGAGCACATTCTGCTCCGACCCGACACATACATTGGCTCTGTCGAGAGAGCCACCGAGACCATGTGGGTCTTTGACAAGTCCAAGGAGTGCATGGTGCAGAAAGAACTGACTTTTGTACCAG GTCTGTACAAAATATTTGATGAAATCCTGGTAAACGCTGCGGACAACAAGCAGAGGGATGCCAAGATGGATGTGATTAAGATTGACATTAACCAGGAGGCCAACACCATCTCCATCTACAACAACGGCTGCGGAATCCCCGTTGTCATGCACAAGGAAGAGAAGATGTATGTTCCCACCATGATCTTTGGGCACCTCCTCACATCATCCAACTACAATGATGAAGAAGAGAAGGTGACTGGAGGAAGGAACGGCTACGGAGCCAAACTCTGCAACATCTTCTCAACAAAATTCACAGTAGAAACTGCCTCCAAGCAGTACAAGAAACACTTCAAGCAGACATGGGGATCTAACATGACAAAGGCCTCCGAACCTAAAGTTAAGGAATCTGGCAAAGATGATGACTTTACCAAAGTGACTTTTAGCCCTGACTTAGCTAAATTCAAGATGGAGAAGCTAGAGGACGACATGGTAGCCATCATGTCCCGACGAGCCTACGACATCGCTGCCTCGTCGCACGGCGTCAAGGTGTATTTGAACGGCGAAAGATTGAAAATAAGCAAATTCAAAGACTATGTAGATTTGTACATAAAGGGTAAAGAAGACGAGAATGGGCAGCCATTGAAGGTTGTCTATGAGAAGGTGAATGACCGCTGGGAGGTGGCTCTGACGCTTTCAGACCGAGGCTTCCAGCAGGTTTCCTTCGTCAACTCAATCGCCACCACCAAAGGAGGCAAACATGTAGACACTGTCGCTGACAGCGTCGTCAAGAACGTTCTAGAAGTTCTCAAGAAGAAGAACAAAGGGGGAGTTAACATTAAGCCTTTCCAAGTGAAGAACCACATGTGGGTATTCATCAACTGTCTGATCGTAAACCCAACCTTTGACTCGCAAACTAAAGAAAACATGACACTCCAAGCTAAGAGCTTCGGATCAAAATGCGCTTTCTCTGAAAAGTTCATTACAGCAGTGACAAAGTGTGGACTGGTGGAGTCCGTGCTGACTTGGGCTAAGTTCAAAGCTCAGACAGAATTGGTCAAGGCGTCCGGCAAGAAGCAGAGTAAACTGAAGGGTATACCGAAGCTGGAGGACGCCAACGATGCAGGGACTAAGAATGCTCACCTCTGCACCCTGATCCTGACTGAGGGAGACTCAGCCAAGACTTTAGCCGTGTCTGGGCTCAGTGTCGTCGGCAGAGACCACTACGGAGTGTTCCCGTTGAAGGGTAAACCTCTCAACGTCCGGGATGCTTCTCACAAGCAGGTCTTAGAGAATGCCGAAATAAACAACCTGATCAAAATCATGGGACTGCAGTACAAGAAGAAATACAACACGGTTGATGACCTCAAGTCCCTCCGGTACGGCAAGGTGATGATCATGGCTGATCAGGACCAGGACGGGTCGCACATCAAAGGTTTGATCATCAATTTCATACATCACAATTGGCCTGAGCTGCTGAAACTGCCGTTCTTAGAGGAGTTCATCACTCCCATCGTGAAGGCaacaaagaaagaaaaagagaTATCATTCTATTCACTACCAGAATTCGAGGAGTGGAAGAAAGATACGGACAACCACCACACTTACAATATCAAATACTACAAGGGTTTGGGTACCTCAACATCCAAGGAGGCTAAGGAATACTTTCAGAATATGGAGAGGCATAGGATTCGTTTCAAGTATGGTGGTCCGACGGATGACCATCACATTGAGTTGGCATTCTCTAAGAAGGGTGCTGACCAGCGAAAGGAATGGCTGACGAGTCACATGGACGAGGTTAAGAGAAGGAAGGAGATTGGGCTTCCGGAGAGATATCTCTACACGAAGGAGACCAAGGCGGTGACATATTCGGACTTTGTTAATTTGGAGCTGGTGCTTTTCTCCAACGGGGATAATATTCG TTCAATCCCCTCAATGGTGGACGGGCTGAAGCCTGGCCAGCGCAAGGTGATCTTCACGTGCATAAAGAGGAACGACAAGCGAGAGGTCAAAGTGGCCCAGCTGGCTGGGTCCGTGGCTGAGCACTCGGCCTACCATCACG GCGAACAATCCCTCTGCATGACAATAGTGAACCTGGCGCAGAACTACGTCGGGTCCAACAACATCAACTTGCTGGAACCGCGCGGTCAGTTCGGAACTAGACTCAGCGGCGGCAAGGACTCGGCGTCCCCGCGTTACATATTCACCATCATGTCGCCGCTGACCCGGCTCATCTTCCACCCGCACGATGACCCGCTGTTGGTG CACGAATTCGAAGACAACCAGAAGATCGAGCCGATGTACTACCTGCCGATCATCCCGATGGTGCTCGTGAACGGGGCGGAGGGCATCGGCACCGGCTGGTCCACCAAGATACCCAACTACAACCCGCGCGACATCATACACAACTTGCG GCGCCTGCTAGACGGCGAAGAGCCTAAACCAATGCAGCCGTGGTACAAGAACTTCCGCGGTACAGTCGAGGGCTTCGGAGACAAGTACGTGATCTCGGGAGAGGCGGCCGTATTGCCCGGTGATAAGGTCGAGATTACCGAGCTGCCGGTCGGAGTGTGGACGCAGAATTACAAGGAGAATGTTCTGGAACCGATGCTGGGCACGGACAAAGTGAAGCCGATTATTTCCGAGTATCGG GAGTACAACACAGACACGACAGTCCGCTTCGTGGTCTCTCTCCTGCCGGGAAAGTTGGCCGAGGTGGAGGCTGAAGGCATACACAAGGTGTTCAAGCTACAGACCACTATATCCATGACCTGCATGAACGCCTTCGACCCCAACCTGTGTTTGCACAA ATACGACAAAGTGGAAGAAATCCTACGCGAATTCTACGCCCTTCGCGTGCAGTATTACGCGAGGCGCAAGGACTATCTCGAGGGGCAACTACAAGCGGAGGCCGACACACTGTCCAACAAGGCCAGGTTCATACTGGAGAAGTGCGACAAGGGGCTCGTGGTCGAGAACAAGAAGCGGAAGGCCATGGTCGAGGAGCTGATCAAGAGAG GCTACGCAATGGACCCGATAGCAGAGTGGAAGAAGCGAGCGAGCAAGATGCAGGGGCTGGTCGCGCTGGCTGAAGAAGACGTGCCCGAGTCTGAAGATGAGGAGACAGAGGAGACGAAGGCCGGCAAGGCTGCTGATCCGG AGAAAGCGTTCCAGAACCTGAAAGAAGTCCGCAAGTTCAACTACCTGCTGGGCATGTCCATGTGGATGCTCACGAAGGAGAAGAAGGACGAGCTGCTCAAGCAGAGGGACCAGAAACTGGCGGAGCTGAATGCGCTCAA ACAGAAGACGCCGACGATGCTGTGGCGCGAGGACCTGGACGCGCTTCTGGAGAAGCTCGAGGATGTGGAGGAGAAGGAGAGACAGGACGAGATGAGCACCAACAAGAAGACTAGTAAAGCGCTG ATGGAAAGGatgaag GCTGCAAGCAAGACAAAGAACAGGAAATCAATTATGGACATAGCGCCCTCAACCAACGGGCGCCGCGTGGAGCCCAAGATCTCGGAGGACCTCATCAAGCGCATCCAGGCGGCCGAGAAGGCCAAGACCAGGAAGGAGATCAAGAAGGAGTATGATCCG GAGGACCCGAACGGCATCAGCCCCTCCAGCCAGGAGAAGAAGCCGGCCAAGTCGCGCGTCAAGAAGGAGAAGCCAGAGAAAGCGGAGAAGACGGACAAGACACCGGACGGACTCAAGCAGACTAAGCTCAACTTCAAGAAGGAACCTAAGAAG AAGCGCATGACATTCAGCGGCAGTGAGTCCGAAGGTTCCGTATCTGACGTGGAGATGGCGGACCCGCCCGCACCAAGAGAACGGGCCTCGGCTAGAAGGGCAGCCACTAAG GTGCAAAAGTACAAGGACGGCGACGGCACGACTTCCGAATCCGAAGGAGAACTCCTCGACAACCGCGTGGAGTCGGACACGGAGCGTCCGCGCGTACTGTCCGACAGTGAGGGGGAAGAAGACTTTAATGTGAAGAAGAACAAGGGGAAGAAACCCGCTGACATGGACTCAG ACTGCCTGTTCGACTCGCTAATAGAAGAGACTAAGAAGGAGGAGGCGGAGAAACCCAAAGCGAATCACAACAGCGCGCCCGTGTCGCTGTCCAGCGATGACGATGAACCGCCAGTCAAG GAGGACTCTCCCCCGCCCAAGAAGAAGCCGGCTGGCAAGAGAAAGCTGATGAATGTGGACAAAGAGAAAGAAAAGGAGAAGCCCAAGAAGCGACCGGCCAAGGCGCTTGACAGTGACGAGGACGACAGCATATTTGACACGAGAAAG AACAAGAAGCCCAAGAACCCCCCCAAAAAGTCTAAGAAGAAGGCGAGCAGCGACTCCGAAAGCGACGCTTTAGTACTAAGCGACGACGAGCCACCACCCGCCAAgccgcccgcgcgccgcggcAAGCAGACGAAATACAACTACAGTGACGACAGCGACAGCGATTAG
- the LOC105383739 gene encoding DNA topoisomerase 2 isoform X1, with protein MADIKSMFNKMSTQNGNGTDAPAPAKGGKGTIEKIYQKKSQLEHILLRPDTYIGSVERATETMWVFDKSKECMVQKELTFVPGLYKIFDEILVNAADNKQRDAKMDVIKIDINQEANTISIYNNGCGIPVVMHKEEKMYVPTMIFGHLLTSSNYNDEEEKVTGGRNGYGAKLCNIFSTKFTVETASKQYKKHFKQTWGSNMTKASEPKVKESGKDDDFTKVTFSPDLAKFKMEKLEDDMVAIMSRRAYDIAASSHGVKVYLNGERLKISKFKDYVDLYIKGKEDENGQPLKVVYEKVNDRWEVALTLSDRGFQQVSFVNSIATTKGGKHVDTVADSVVKNVLEVLKKKNKGGVNIKPFQVKNHMWVFINCLIVNPTFDSQTKENMTLQAKSFGSKCAFSEKFITAVTKCGLVESVLTWAKFKAQTELVKASGKKQSKLKGIPKLEDANDAGTKNAHLCTLILTEGDSAKTLAVSGLSVVGRDHYGVFPLKGKPLNVRDASHKQVLENAEINNLIKIMGLQYKKKYNTVDDLKSLRYGKVMIMADQDQDGSHIKGLIINFIHHNWPELLKLPFLEEFITPIVKATKKEKEISFYSLPEFEEWKKDTDNHHTYNIKYYKGLGTSTSKEAKEYFQNMERHRIRFKYGGPTDDHHIELAFSKKGADQRKEWLTSHMDEVKRRKEIGLPERYLYTKETKAVTYSDFVNLELVLFSNGDNIRSIPSMVDGLKPGQRKVIFTCIKRNDKREVKVAQLAGSVAEHSAYHHGEQSLCMTIVNLAQNYVGSNNINLLEPRGQFGTRLSGGKDSASPRYIFTIMSPLTRLIFHPHDDPLLVHEFEDNQKIEPMYYLPIIPMVLVNGAEGIGTGWSTKIPNYNPRDIIHNLRRLLDGEEPKPMQPWYKNFRGTVEGFGDKYVISGEAAVLPGDKVEITELPVGVWTQNYKENVLEPMLGTDKVKPIISEYREYNTDTTVRFVVSLLPGKLAEVEAEGIHKVFKLQTTISMTCMNAFDPNLCLHKYDKVEEILREFYALRVQYYARRKDYLEGQLQAEADTLSNKARFILEKCDKGLVVENKKRKAMVEELIKRGYAMDPIAEWKKRASKMQGLVALAEEDVPESEDEETEETKAGKAADPEKAFQNLKEVRKFNYLLGMSMWMLTKEKKDELLKQRDQKLAELNALKQKTPTMLWREDLDALLEKLEDVEEKERQDEMSTNKKTSKALMERMKAASKTKNRKSIMDIAPSTNGRRVEPKISEDLIKRIQAAEKAKTRKEIKKEYDPEDPNGISPSSQEKKPAKSRVKKEKPEKAEKTDKTPDGLKQTKLNFKKEPKKKRMTFSGSES; from the exons TCAATGTTCAACAAGATGTCTACCCAAAACGGCAATGGGACGGACGCCCCGGCCCCCGCCAAGGGAGGCAAGGGGACCATAGAGAAGATATACCAGAAGAAATCACAGTTGGAGCACATTCTGCTCCGACCCGACACATACATTGGCTCTGTCGAGAGAGCCACCGAGACCATGTGGGTCTTTGACAAGTCCAAGGAGTGCATGGTGCAGAAAGAACTGACTTTTGTACCAG GTCTGTACAAAATATTTGATGAAATCCTGGTAAACGCTGCGGACAACAAGCAGAGGGATGCCAAGATGGATGTGATTAAGATTGACATTAACCAGGAGGCCAACACCATCTCCATCTACAACAACGGCTGCGGAATCCCCGTTGTCATGCACAAGGAAGAGAAGATGTATGTTCCCACCATGATCTTTGGGCACCTCCTCACATCATCCAACTACAATGATGAAGAAGAGAAGGTGACTGGAGGAAGGAACGGCTACGGAGCCAAACTCTGCAACATCTTCTCAACAAAATTCACAGTAGAAACTGCCTCCAAGCAGTACAAGAAACACTTCAAGCAGACATGGGGATCTAACATGACAAAGGCCTCCGAACCTAAAGTTAAGGAATCTGGCAAAGATGATGACTTTACCAAAGTGACTTTTAGCCCTGACTTAGCTAAATTCAAGATGGAGAAGCTAGAGGACGACATGGTAGCCATCATGTCCCGACGAGCCTACGACATCGCTGCCTCGTCGCACGGCGTCAAGGTGTATTTGAACGGCGAAAGATTGAAAATAAGCAAATTCAAAGACTATGTAGATTTGTACATAAAGGGTAAAGAAGACGAGAATGGGCAGCCATTGAAGGTTGTCTATGAGAAGGTGAATGACCGCTGGGAGGTGGCTCTGACGCTTTCAGACCGAGGCTTCCAGCAGGTTTCCTTCGTCAACTCAATCGCCACCACCAAAGGAGGCAAACATGTAGACACTGTCGCTGACAGCGTCGTCAAGAACGTTCTAGAAGTTCTCAAGAAGAAGAACAAAGGGGGAGTTAACATTAAGCCTTTCCAAGTGAAGAACCACATGTGGGTATTCATCAACTGTCTGATCGTAAACCCAACCTTTGACTCGCAAACTAAAGAAAACATGACACTCCAAGCTAAGAGCTTCGGATCAAAATGCGCTTTCTCTGAAAAGTTCATTACAGCAGTGACAAAGTGTGGACTGGTGGAGTCCGTGCTGACTTGGGCTAAGTTCAAAGCTCAGACAGAATTGGTCAAGGCGTCCGGCAAGAAGCAGAGTAAACTGAAGGGTATACCGAAGCTGGAGGACGCCAACGATGCAGGGACTAAGAATGCTCACCTCTGCACCCTGATCCTGACTGAGGGAGACTCAGCCAAGACTTTAGCCGTGTCTGGGCTCAGTGTCGTCGGCAGAGACCACTACGGAGTGTTCCCGTTGAAGGGTAAACCTCTCAACGTCCGGGATGCTTCTCACAAGCAGGTCTTAGAGAATGCCGAAATAAACAACCTGATCAAAATCATGGGACTGCAGTACAAGAAGAAATACAACACGGTTGATGACCTCAAGTCCCTCCGGTACGGCAAGGTGATGATCATGGCTGATCAGGACCAGGACGGGTCGCACATCAAAGGTTTGATCATCAATTTCATACATCACAATTGGCCTGAGCTGCTGAAACTGCCGTTCTTAGAGGAGTTCATCACTCCCATCGTGAAGGCaacaaagaaagaaaaagagaTATCATTCTATTCACTACCAGAATTCGAGGAGTGGAAGAAAGATACGGACAACCACCACACTTACAATATCAAATACTACAAGGGTTTGGGTACCTCAACATCCAAGGAGGCTAAGGAATACTTTCAGAATATGGAGAGGCATAGGATTCGTTTCAAGTATGGTGGTCCGACGGATGACCATCACATTGAGTTGGCATTCTCTAAGAAGGGTGCTGACCAGCGAAAGGAATGGCTGACGAGTCACATGGACGAGGTTAAGAGAAGGAAGGAGATTGGGCTTCCGGAGAGATATCTCTACACGAAGGAGACCAAGGCGGTGACATATTCGGACTTTGTTAATTTGGAGCTGGTGCTTTTCTCCAACGGGGATAATATTCG TTCAATCCCCTCAATGGTGGACGGGCTGAAGCCTGGCCAGCGCAAGGTGATCTTCACGTGCATAAAGAGGAACGACAAGCGAGAGGTCAAAGTGGCCCAGCTGGCTGGGTCCGTGGCTGAGCACTCGGCCTACCATCACG GCGAACAATCCCTCTGCATGACAATAGTGAACCTGGCGCAGAACTACGTCGGGTCCAACAACATCAACTTGCTGGAACCGCGCGGTCAGTTCGGAACTAGACTCAGCGGCGGCAAGGACTCGGCGTCCCCGCGTTACATATTCACCATCATGTCGCCGCTGACCCGGCTCATCTTCCACCCGCACGATGACCCGCTGTTGGTG CACGAATTCGAAGACAACCAGAAGATCGAGCCGATGTACTACCTGCCGATCATCCCGATGGTGCTCGTGAACGGGGCGGAGGGCATCGGCACCGGCTGGTCCACCAAGATACCCAACTACAACCCGCGCGACATCATACACAACTTGCG GCGCCTGCTAGACGGCGAAGAGCCTAAACCAATGCAGCCGTGGTACAAGAACTTCCGCGGTACAGTCGAGGGCTTCGGAGACAAGTACGTGATCTCGGGAGAGGCGGCCGTATTGCCCGGTGATAAGGTCGAGATTACCGAGCTGCCGGTCGGAGTGTGGACGCAGAATTACAAGGAGAATGTTCTGGAACCGATGCTGGGCACGGACAAAGTGAAGCCGATTATTTCCGAGTATCGG GAGTACAACACAGACACGACAGTCCGCTTCGTGGTCTCTCTCCTGCCGGGAAAGTTGGCCGAGGTGGAGGCTGAAGGCATACACAAGGTGTTCAAGCTACAGACCACTATATCCATGACCTGCATGAACGCCTTCGACCCCAACCTGTGTTTGCACAA ATACGACAAAGTGGAAGAAATCCTACGCGAATTCTACGCCCTTCGCGTGCAGTATTACGCGAGGCGCAAGGACTATCTCGAGGGGCAACTACAAGCGGAGGCCGACACACTGTCCAACAAGGCCAGGTTCATACTGGAGAAGTGCGACAAGGGGCTCGTGGTCGAGAACAAGAAGCGGAAGGCCATGGTCGAGGAGCTGATCAAGAGAG GCTACGCAATGGACCCGATAGCAGAGTGGAAGAAGCGAGCGAGCAAGATGCAGGGGCTGGTCGCGCTGGCTGAAGAAGACGTGCCCGAGTCTGAAGATGAGGAGACAGAGGAGACGAAGGCCGGCAAGGCTGCTGATCCGG AGAAAGCGTTCCAGAACCTGAAAGAAGTCCGCAAGTTCAACTACCTGCTGGGCATGTCCATGTGGATGCTCACGAAGGAGAAGAAGGACGAGCTGCTCAAGCAGAGGGACCAGAAACTGGCGGAGCTGAATGCGCTCAA ACAGAAGACGCCGACGATGCTGTGGCGCGAGGACCTGGACGCGCTTCTGGAGAAGCTCGAGGATGTGGAGGAGAAGGAGAGACAGGACGAGATGAGCACCAACAAGAAGACTAGTAAAGCGCTG ATGGAAAGGatgaag GCTGCAAGCAAGACAAAGAACAGGAAATCAATTATGGACATAGCGCCCTCAACCAACGGGCGCCGCGTGGAGCCCAAGATCTCGGAGGACCTCATCAAGCGCATCCAGGCGGCCGAGAAGGCCAAGACCAGGAAGGAGATCAAGAAGGAGTATGATCCG GAGGACCCGAACGGCATCAGCCCCTCCAGCCAGGAGAAGAAGCCGGCCAAGTCGCGCGTCAAGAAGGAGAAGCCAGAGAAAGCGGAGAAGACGGACAAGACACCGGACGGACTCAAGCAGACTAAGCTCAACTTCAAGAAGGAACCTAAGAAG AAGCGCATGACATTCAGCGGCAGTGAGTCGTAG